One window from the genome of Bacillus tianshenii encodes:
- a CDS encoding site-2 protease family protein, translated as MDQFLAFPVDMIPYLVVTLIIAFSIHEFAHAYIAYLFGDPTAKEQGRLTLSPLAHLDVFGTLMIFLLGFGWAKPVPVNRSYFKRPRLSGILVSVAGPLSNFMLMCLAFLVWYLLMSWGIEARVERETFEVIYRFVNTFILLNLILGIFNLLPFPPLDGYRIVEDLVSPAWRVKLRQLENYGIVIFLLIVLTPLDQYTITPIFDTLIPFVFSAVDHVFSRWFLG; from the coding sequence ATGGACCAGTTTTTAGCTTTTCCAGTTGATATGATTCCTTACCTCGTTGTTACGTTAATTATTGCGTTTTCGATTCATGAATTTGCTCATGCTTATATTGCCTATCTTTTTGGTGATCCAACCGCAAAAGAGCAAGGTCGTTTGACATTATCTCCACTTGCTCACCTTGATGTGTTTGGAACCTTAATGATTTTTTTGCTTGGCTTTGGTTGGGCAAAGCCTGTGCCTGTGAACCGAAGCTACTTTAAACGACCAAGGCTTTCAGGCATTCTTGTGTCAGTTGCAGGGCCATTAAGCAACTTTATGTTAATGTGTCTTGCTTTTCTCGTATGGTACCTACTAATGAGCTGGGGAATTGAGGCACGGGTTGAGAGAGAAACATTTGAAGTCATTTACCGTTTTGTTAATACATTTATCTTATTGAATTTAATATTGGGGATTTTTAACTTGTTGCCTTTTCCGCCATTAGATGGATACCGGATTGTCGAAGACCTTGTCTCGCCGGCTTGGCGTGTTAAGTTACGACAACTTGAAAACTATGGGATTGTTATCTTCTTACTAATTGTACTAACACCGCTCGATCAATATACAATTACCCCGATATTTGATACATTAATCCCATTTGTATTTTCAGCAGTTGACCATGTTTTTAGTCGTTGGTTTTTAGGTTAG
- the hemE gene encoding uroporphyrinogen decarboxylase, whose protein sequence is MSKRPINDTFLKACRGEKTDYVPCWYMRQAGRSQPEYRKLKEKYSLFEITHQPELCAYVTRLPVEQYDVDAAILYKDIMSPLPSIGVDVDIKAGIGPVIDNPVRSMADVERLGEINPEEDVPYVLETIRILTEEQLNVPLIGFSGAPFTLASYMIEGGPSKNYNKTKAFMYSQPEAWFKLMDKLADMTITYVKSQIRAGAKAIQIFDSWVGALNVADYRVFIKPVMNRIFTALKEENVPLIMFGVGASHLAMEWHDLPLDVVGLDWRLQVKEARELGITKTVQGNLDPALLLAPWEVIEERTKAILDQGMQQPGYIFNLGHGVFPDVKVDTLKKLTKFVHDYSKSN, encoded by the coding sequence ATGAGTAAAAGACCAATTAATGATACATTTTTGAAAGCATGTCGTGGGGAGAAAACAGACTATGTACCTTGTTGGTATATGCGTCAGGCAGGGCGTTCACAGCCTGAGTACCGCAAGTTGAAGGAGAAATATTCCCTATTTGAAATTACGCATCAACCAGAGCTTTGTGCTTATGTTACACGATTACCTGTTGAGCAATATGATGTTGATGCTGCTATTCTTTATAAAGACATTATGTCACCGCTTCCGTCAATTGGAGTGGATGTTGATATTAAGGCTGGTATAGGCCCTGTGATTGACAACCCTGTACGTTCAATGGCAGATGTAGAGCGACTTGGGGAAATTAATCCTGAAGAAGATGTCCCATATGTCCTTGAAACGATTCGTATTTTAACAGAAGAACAGTTGAATGTACCGTTAATCGGTTTTAGTGGAGCACCTTTTACGTTGGCAAGCTATATGATCGAAGGCGGTCCTTCTAAAAACTATAATAAGACAAAAGCATTCATGTATAGTCAGCCAGAAGCATGGTTTAAGTTAATGGATAAGCTTGCTGATATGACAATTACATATGTGAAATCACAGATTCGTGCTGGAGCGAAAGCGATTCAAATCTTTGACTCATGGGTAGGTGCCTTAAACGTCGCTGATTATCGGGTCTTTATTAAGCCTGTCATGAATCGAATCTTTACTGCTCTCAAAGAAGAGAACGTTCCATTAATTATGTTTGGTGTTGGTGCTAGTCACCTTGCAATGGAATGGCATGACCTTCCGCTTGATGTAGTCGGTCTGGACTGGCGTCTACAGGTTAAGGAAGCGCGTGAATTAGGCATTACAAAAACGGTTCAAGGCAACCTTGACCCAGCACTATTACTTGCACCATGGGAAGTTATTGAAGAACGTACAAAAGCTATTCTTGATCAAGGAATGCAACAGCCTGGTTATATCTTTAACCTTGGACATGGTGTTTTCCCAGATGTTAAAGTGGACACATTGAAAAAGTTAACAAAATTTGTTCATGATTATTCAAAAAGCAATTAA
- the hemH gene encoding ferrochelatase translates to MTKKKIGLLVMAYGTPYKEDDLERYYTHIRRGRKPSPEMLEELRERYQAIGGISPLAKITRQQGEALEAQLNEMHEEFEFKMYLGLKHIEPFVEDAVAQMNKDGIKEAVSIVLAPHFSTFSVKSYNGRAKEEAEKLGGPEITSVESWYQEPKFIGYWADEIKKIFDGMSEEERKKAVLIVSAHSLPERILTNGDPYPDQLKETADLIAEKAGVKNYEIGWQSAGNTPEPWIGPDVQDLTRDLYEQEGYSSFVYAPVGFVSDHLEVLYDNDYECKVVTEDIGANYYRPPMPNAQKPFIEAMASVVTKKLKKEGI, encoded by the coding sequence ATGACAAAGAAAAAAATAGGATTACTTGTCATGGCTTACGGAACGCCATATAAAGAAGACGACTTAGAGCGTTATTATACGCATATTCGTCGCGGACGAAAACCATCTCCTGAAATGTTAGAAGAACTTCGAGAGCGTTATCAAGCAATCGGCGGGATTTCACCGCTTGCAAAGATTACACGTCAACAAGGAGAAGCGCTCGAAGCCCAATTAAACGAAATGCATGAGGAATTTGAATTTAAAATGTATCTCGGTTTAAAGCACATTGAACCGTTTGTAGAAGATGCTGTCGCCCAAATGAATAAAGACGGTATTAAGGAAGCAGTTAGCATTGTATTAGCACCGCATTTCTCAACGTTCAGTGTGAAATCTTATAACGGTCGTGCGAAGGAAGAAGCGGAAAAGCTTGGCGGACCAGAAATCACATCAGTCGAATCTTGGTACCAAGAGCCAAAGTTCATTGGTTATTGGGCAGATGAAATTAAAAAAATCTTTGATGGTATGAGCGAAGAGGAACGAAAGAAAGCTGTCTTAATTGTTTCAGCACATAGTCTTCCTGAACGAATTCTTACAAATGGTGACCCGTATCCAGACCAGTTGAAAGAAACAGCAGATTTAATTGCTGAAAAAGCGGGTGTGAAAAATTACGAAATTGGTTGGCAGAGCGCTGGTAACACACCTGAGCCATGGATTGGACCTGATGTTCAAGATTTAACGCGTGATTTGTATGAGCAAGAAGGATATTCTTCCTTTGTCTATGCGCCAGTTGGGTTTGTTTCTGACCATTTAGAAGTACTTTATGACAATGATTATGAATGTAAAGTAGTTACAGAAGACATCGGTGCAAATTATTATCGCCCACCGATGCCAAATGCCCAGAAACCGTTTATTGAGGCGATGGCTTCAGTTGTAACGAAAAAACTTAAAAAAGAAGGGATTTAA
- the hemY gene encoding protoporphyrinogen oxidase codes for MDDAKQSVVIIGGGVTGLTAAYYMQKEIRERNLPVRCTLIEASDRLGGKIQTYTKNGFVIEKGPDSFLARKKSAARLAAEVGMADNLVANKAGKSYVLVKGRLHEMPGGSIMGIPTKMAPFAFSGLFSPFGKLRAGADLVLPRSKSNNDQSLGQFFRRRLGGEVVENLIEPLLSGIYAGDIDNLSLLATFPQFQHVEQKHRSLILGMKSVTPKAPKQKEKPENKKTSMFLTVSTGLESFVHAVEKRLDSGSVLKNTAVQAIEKHGERYHITLNNGEVIEADTVIVTTPHKKTAEMFSQYDFFEPFRHMPSTSVATVAMAFSESAVKEDIDGTGFVVSRNNHYTITACTWTHKKWPHTTPEGKVLLRCYVGRAGSEEIVDCSDDEIKNAVLEDLNQTMSITEEPEFSVITRWKNSMPQYTVGHKQRIETIKEKLDNELPGVFLAGASYEGLGLPDCIDQGEEAVKKVLQLLNLK; via the coding sequence GTGGATGACGCTAAGCAAAGCGTTGTAATCATTGGAGGAGGAGTCACTGGACTTACAGCTGCGTATTATATGCAGAAGGAAATACGTGAACGTAATTTGCCTGTCCGGTGCACGCTGATCGAAGCAAGTGATCGTCTTGGAGGAAAGATTCAAACGTACACAAAAAATGGCTTCGTCATAGAAAAAGGTCCAGACTCGTTTTTGGCACGTAAAAAAAGTGCAGCACGCCTCGCAGCTGAAGTAGGTATGGCTGATAATCTTGTGGCAAATAAAGCAGGAAAATCTTACGTGCTTGTAAAGGGTCGGTTACACGAAATGCCAGGCGGTTCAATTATGGGGATCCCGACAAAAATGGCGCCTTTTGCTTTCTCAGGGTTATTCAGTCCATTTGGAAAACTACGCGCAGGCGCTGATCTTGTGCTGCCTCGCTCGAAGTCAAATAATGACCAATCACTAGGACAATTCTTTCGGCGTCGTCTTGGGGGAGAAGTTGTCGAGAACTTGATTGAACCATTATTATCAGGAATTTATGCTGGAGATATTGATAATTTAAGTCTTTTGGCAACGTTTCCGCAATTTCAACATGTTGAGCAAAAGCATCGCAGTTTAATCCTTGGAATGAAAAGCGTAACCCCAAAAGCGCCAAAGCAAAAAGAAAAACCTGAGAACAAGAAGACAAGTATGTTTTTGACTGTTTCAACTGGATTAGAGTCATTCGTGCATGCGGTAGAAAAACGTTTAGATTCAGGTTCAGTGTTAAAAAATACTGCTGTTCAAGCAATTGAAAAGCATGGCGAACGTTATCACATAACTTTAAATAATGGAGAAGTAATAGAAGCAGATACAGTAATTGTTACTACACCTCATAAGAAAACAGCAGAAATGTTTTCTCAATACGACTTTTTTGAGCCGTTTCGTCATATGCCGTCTACATCTGTTGCAACGGTAGCGATGGCATTTTCAGAGTCAGCAGTAAAAGAAGATATTGATGGTACAGGGTTTGTAGTTTCGCGGAACAACCATTATACGATTACCGCATGTACTTGGACCCATAAGAAATGGCCGCACACGACACCGGAAGGAAAAGTACTTCTTCGTTGTTATGTAGGCCGAGCAGGGTCAGAAGAAATTGTGGATTGTTCAGATGATGAAATTAAGAATGCTGTCTTAGAAGATTTAAACCAAACAATGAGTATTACTGAGGAACCAGAGTTTTCAGTCATTACCCGTTGGAAAAATTCGATGCCTCAATATACGGTAGGGCATAAACAACGGATCGAGACTATCAAAGAAAAGCTAGATAACGAGCTTCCGGGTGTCTTTTTAGCAGGTGCTTCTTATGAAGGGTTAGGCCTTCCTGATTGTATTGATCAAGGAGAAGAAGCTGTTAAAAAGGTCCTTCAACTTTTAAACCTAAAATAA
- a CDS encoding carbon starvation protein A, translating to MNGIWLAIVGLLVFTLGYKYYSRFVAEKIYRLDPSYQTPAHQYKDGVDFVPTNKFVLWGHHFTSVAGAAPIVGPAIAVYWGWLPAFLWVILGTVFAAGVHDFGALVLSVRNKGQSVGTLANRLIGKRAKILFLFIILILVLMVNAVFAWVISNLFISFPASVLSVFIQIPLAVWIGYHVYKKKGSMLVPSLVALAVMYATAILASYVPALQIDLVKYFGGEESTGLFGLNGVSMAFLVWIIILMAYVYIASTLPVWKLLQPRDYINSHQLIVGLAILYFGLLFSRPEVTAPMTNATPDVPWFPLLFITIACGAISGFHGLVSSGTSSKQLSKETDARFVGYLGAVGEGALALIAIIAVVTFFGSKQEFLATYSSFKAASGGGLGAFIGGAGELATGILIPAGVAKTIVAVIVVSFAATTLDTSVRLMRYIIAELGSEYNIQPLTKTHVATSIAVVSSAALVLIPEGPKGFGSGGYLLWPLFGTSNQLLAGITLLLVSIWLKNQGRNYLVTIIPMLFVLVMTLWAMTKQVFMEWAIWADGGGNMLLFVFGAIILGFTLWILLESVSALSNKPPIDNVEQKA from the coding sequence ATGAATGGAATTTGGCTTGCGATTGTCGGTCTGTTGGTTTTTACCTTAGGGTATAAGTATTATTCGAGGTTTGTAGCTGAAAAGATTTACAGACTTGATCCATCTTATCAAACACCTGCTCATCAGTACAAAGATGGTGTCGACTTTGTTCCGACTAACAAATTTGTTTTGTGGGGTCACCATTTTACCTCTGTAGCAGGCGCAGCACCAATTGTTGGTCCAGCTATTGCAGTTTATTGGGGGTGGTTGCCGGCTTTTTTGTGGGTTATTTTAGGCACAGTCTTTGCTGCTGGCGTACATGACTTTGGAGCACTTGTTTTATCTGTAAGGAATAAAGGGCAATCTGTTGGGACACTCGCTAATCGTTTGATCGGTAAGCGGGCAAAAATTTTGTTCTTATTCATCATTCTCATATTGGTATTAATGGTTAATGCCGTGTTTGCTTGGGTTATTTCAAATTTATTCATTTCATTTCCAGCTTCTGTTTTATCTGTTTTTATTCAAATTCCACTCGCTGTGTGGATTGGATACCATGTTTATAAGAAAAAAGGAAGTATGCTAGTGCCTTCTTTGGTAGCGCTTGCAGTGATGTATGCGACTGCTATTTTAGCAAGTTATGTTCCGGCTTTACAAATAGATTTAGTGAAATATTTTGGTGGGGAAGAAAGTACAGGGCTATTTGGACTTAATGGTGTGTCTATGGCATTCCTCGTTTGGATTATTATTTTAATGGCATATGTATATATTGCCTCGACACTACCTGTATGGAAGTTGTTACAGCCTCGGGATTATATTAACTCTCATCAATTAATTGTTGGGCTGGCGATCCTTTATTTTGGTCTCTTATTCTCAAGACCAGAAGTTACAGCACCAATGACAAATGCTACTCCTGATGTTCCGTGGTTCCCGCTCTTATTTATCACGATTGCATGTGGAGCAATCTCAGGCTTTCATGGTTTAGTTTCATCAGGCACCTCTTCTAAACAGCTAAGCAAAGAAACAGATGCTCGATTTGTCGGCTATTTGGGAGCAGTAGGAGAAGGAGCGCTTGCACTAATTGCGATTATTGCAGTTGTTACATTCTTTGGTTCAAAGCAGGAATTTTTAGCGACATATTCTAGCTTTAAAGCTGCGAGTGGTGGTGGACTTGGCGCATTTATTGGTGGTGCAGGTGAATTAGCAACAGGTATATTAATCCCTGCAGGTGTAGCGAAAACAATTGTTGCTGTTATTGTCGTTAGCTTTGCTGCCACGACTTTAGATACATCCGTGCGTCTTATGCGGTATATTATTGCAGAGCTTGGTAGTGAGTATAATATTCAGCCGCTAACAAAAACACATGTTGCGACGTCAATTGCTGTAGTTTCAAGTGCCGCACTTGTTCTCATTCCTGAAGGGCCAAAAGGTTTTGGCTCAGGTGGATACCTTCTATGGCCGTTGTTTGGAACATCTAATCAATTATTAGCAGGTATTACATTATTACTTGTATCAATTTGGCTGAAAAATCAAGGCCGTAATTATTTAGTAACGATTATTCCAATGCTATTTGTGCTTGTGATGACATTATGGGCGATGACAAAGCAAGTTTTCATGGAATGGGCGATTTGGGCAGATGGAGGAGGAAATATGCTTCTATTTGTCTTTGGAGCGATTATCCTCGGATTTACACTCTGGATCTTGCTTGAATCAGTCTCGGCATTATCTAATAAACCACCAATCGATAATGTTGAACAAAAGGCATAA
- a CDS encoding cory-CC-star protein: MGKLPSLKRLLQLYDEMLSMPHRTEIARELRDEDDLFLLLCASEMLGLPNPAFYYTLELYPHILEKFHDWHLRMGMEHSPLDGIRCC; encoded by the coding sequence ATGGGAAAATTACCATCCTTAAAAAGGCTACTACAACTATACGATGAAATGCTAAGCATGCCGCATCGGACAGAGATTGCTAGGGAATTGCGAGATGAAGATGACTTATTCTTATTATTATGTGCTTCTGAAATGCTCGGACTGCCAAACCCAGCTTTTTATTATACATTAGAGCTTTATCCGCACATATTAGAGAAGTTTCATGACTGGCATTTACGAATGGGGATGGAGCATTCTCCAC